Proteins from a single region of Sphingopyxis sp. BSN-002:
- the purE gene encoding 5-(carboxyamino)imidazole ribonucleotide mutase has protein sequence MSDSTPLVGVIMGSQSDWPTMAHAVQILEEFGIAHEVHIVSAHRTPDRLVDYAKSAADRGLKAVIAGAGGAAHLPGMVASMTRVPVLGVPVQSAALSGVDSLYSIVQMPGGIPVATFAIGKAGATNAGLFAAALLANGDAGLAAKLDAWRARQTESVAPTPVREG, from the coding sequence ATGAGCGACAGCACGCCGCTCGTCGGGGTCATCATGGGCAGCCAGTCGGACTGGCCGACGATGGCGCATGCGGTCCAGATCCTCGAGGAATTCGGCATCGCGCACGAGGTCCATATCGTCTCGGCGCACCGCACGCCCGACCGGCTCGTCGATTATGCGAAAAGCGCCGCGGATCGCGGGCTGAAGGCCGTTATCGCCGGCGCGGGCGGCGCGGCACACCTGCCCGGCATGGTTGCCTCGATGACGCGCGTGCCGGTGCTCGGCGTTCCCGTCCAGTCGGCTGCACTCAGCGGCGTCGACAGCCTCTATTCTATCGTCCAGATGCCCGGCGGCATTCCCGTCGCGACCTTTGCGATCGGCAAGGCGGGGGCGACCAACGCCGGTCTGTTCGCTGCGGCGCTGCTTGCGAATGGAGATGCCGGCCTCGCGGCGAAGCTCGACGCCTGGCGCGCACGGCAGACCGAAAGCGTCGCGCCGACGCCCGTACGCGAGGGCTGA
- a CDS encoding diguanylate cyclase, whose amino-acid sequence MDSVGGARIAVDQLGFASIDSIEDQLRELRRERDALRRENRILKIAVAELERVSERDTLTPLFNRRYFLTAIHQRLARFERHSECAAVVFVDVNQLKFINDSFGHAAGDFALMEIAKRLDSAIRATDVAARIGGDEFGLILDQSTEEGARVQVNRLGHVLSAEPAIYDGHAITLSACFGIAMLQIGMTESDILAAADRDMYRNKQQQPGVPGQR is encoded by the coding sequence ATGGATAGCGTAGGGGGGGCAAGGATCGCAGTCGACCAGCTCGGCTTCGCATCCATTGACTCCATTGAGGATCAGCTGCGCGAACTGCGCCGGGAACGCGACGCGTTGCGCCGCGAAAACCGGATATTGAAGATCGCCGTCGCCGAGCTCGAGCGCGTCTCCGAGCGCGATACGCTGACCCCGCTGTTCAATCGCCGCTATTTCCTGACCGCAATTCACCAGCGCCTTGCGCGCTTCGAGCGGCACAGCGAATGCGCCGCCGTCGTGTTCGTCGACGTCAACCAGCTCAAGTTCATCAACGACAGCTTCGGCCATGCCGCGGGCGACTTCGCGCTGATGGAAATCGCCAAGCGCCTTGATAGTGCGATTCGCGCGACCGACGTCGCGGCGCGCATCGGCGGCGACGAATTCGGGCTGATCCTCGACCAGTCGACCGAGGAGGGTGCGCGCGTCCAGGTCAATCGTCTGGGCCATGTGCTGAGCGCCGAACCCGCAATCTATGACGGGCACGCGATCACGCTGTCGGCCTGCTTCGGCATCGCGATGCTGCAGATCGGGATGACCGAATCCGACATATTGGCTGCCGCCGACCGCGACATGTATCGGAACAAGCAGCAGCAGCCGGGCGTCCCCGGCCAGCGCTAA
- a CDS encoding TMEM165/GDT1 family protein, translated as MDAIMLALVAVALANADGRTGAFLSDLLNVRRDRRVVTLIFFGAFLVNALVAAAFGAIANRLIGQGVVALLVAMAMLSAAVALLWRRPGASEAAGDTAPVLLAGRMLVTQFGDRSHFLIGALAATSGSGLWAAAGGTIGWILAMLPFLAFGAVLAERRAARLIRWGAALILTLWGARTALGAFGLL; from the coding sequence ATGGACGCCATCATGCTTGCCCTCGTCGCGGTCGCGCTTGCCAATGCCGACGGACGCACCGGGGCCTTTCTTTCGGATCTGCTGAATGTGCGGCGCGACCGGCGGGTCGTCACGCTGATCTTCTTCGGCGCCTTTCTGGTCAATGCGCTGGTCGCTGCCGCCTTCGGCGCGATCGCCAACCGGCTGATCGGGCAGGGGGTTGTCGCCCTGCTCGTCGCCATGGCGATGCTGTCGGCCGCCGTCGCCTTGCTGTGGCGCCGCCCTGGCGCGAGCGAGGCCGCGGGGGACACCGCGCCGGTGCTGCTTGCCGGACGGATGCTCGTCACACAATTCGGCGACCGCAGCCATTTCCTGATCGGCGCGCTCGCGGCGACGAGCGGATCGGGCCTGTGGGCAGCGGCGGGCGGAACCATCGGCTGGATTCTGGCGATGCTGCCCTTCCTTGCCTTCGGCGCTGTGCTGGCGGAGCGCCGCGCCGCGCGGCTGATCCGCTGGGGTGCCGCCCTCATTCTGACACTATGGGGCGCGCGAACCGCGCTCGGCGCGTTCGGTCTGTTGTAG
- a CDS encoding DNA starvation/stationary phase protection protein, producing MSQNNQPAVADALNALLADSFALYLKTKNYHWHVQGPRFRELHLLFDEQATQILATTDLIAERVRKNGAPTLRSIGDIARRQSVRDDDAAMVEADGMVRTLAADNRTLLSQLKEVKAAAEGDGDIATSGLVDTWADETEQRIWFLEATLGY from the coding sequence ATGTCACAGAACAACCAGCCTGCCGTTGCCGACGCGCTCAACGCGCTGCTCGCCGACAGCTTCGCACTCTATCTCAAGACGAAAAACTATCACTGGCACGTCCAGGGACCCCGCTTTCGCGAACTTCATTTGCTGTTCGACGAACAGGCGACGCAGATTCTGGCGACGACCGACCTGATCGCCGAACGCGTGCGCAAGAATGGCGCCCCGACGCTCCGTTCGATCGGGGACATCGCACGCCGCCAGTCGGTGCGCGACGATGACGCGGCGATGGTCGAGGCCGACGGAATGGTCCGTACGCTCGCCGCCGACAACCGGACGCTGCTCTCGCAGCTGAAGGAGGTAAAGGCTGCGGCCGAGGGTGATGGCGACATTGCGACGAGCGGGCTTGTCGACACCTGGGCCGATGAAACCGAACAGCGGATCTGGTTTCTGGAGGCTACGCTCGGATATTGA
- a CDS encoding cold-shock protein — translation MSFNKDRRGQRGRGKRDDFGNFDSFEPAPYGGDSYGGGNRGGFGDRDRGGFGGGDRGGFGGGDRGGFGGGGGGGFGGGRGGGMPAQVVGEGQGTVKFFNPSKGFGFVARDDGGEDVFVHISAVEQAGLQGLASGQPLGFTLVERNGKVSAIDLKIEGEPLPIEEFAPRRDDRGPGGDRPGGARGRRQLTGERTSGTVKFFNTTKGFGFIARDDGQADAFVHISAVQRAGMAGLEEGDRVAFDIEVDDRGKFAAVNIQPHQD, via the coding sequence ATGAGTTTCAACAAGGATCGCCGCGGCCAGCGGGGGCGCGGCAAGCGCGACGATTTCGGCAATTTCGACAGCTTCGAACCCGCTCCCTATGGCGGCGACAGCTATGGCGGCGGCAATCGCGGCGGCTTCGGCGACCGCGATCGCGGCGGCTTCGGTGGTGGTGACCGCGGCGGCTTCGGCGGCGGCGATCGCGGCGGCTTCGGCGGCGGCGGTGGTGGTGGCTTCGGTGGCGGACGTGGCGGCGGCATGCCGGCACAGGTCGTCGGCGAAGGCCAGGGCACAGTGAAGTTCTTCAACCCGTCGAAGGGTTTCGGCTTCGTTGCGCGTGACGATGGCGGCGAAGACGTGTTCGTGCACATCAGCGCGGTCGAACAGGCGGGTCTTCAGGGCCTCGCTTCGGGCCAGCCGCTCGGCTTCACCCTCGTCGAACGCAACGGCAAGGTGTCGGCGATCGACCTCAAGATCGAGGGCGAACCGCTCCCGATCGAGGAATTCGCTCCGCGTCGCGACGATCGCGGCCCCGGCGGCGACCGTCCGGGCGGCGCCCGCGGCCGTCGTCAGCTGACCGGCGAGCGCACCTCGGGTACGGTGAAGTTCTTCAACACGACGAAGGGCTTCGGCTTCATCGCGCGTGACGACGGACAGGCCGATGCCTTTGTGCACATCAGCGCCGTCCAGCGCGCCGGCATGGCAGGCCTCGAGGAAGGCGACCGCGTCGCTTTCGATATCGAGGTCGATGATCGCGGCAAATTCGCCGCCGTGAACATTCAGCCGCATCAGGACTGA
- a CDS encoding ribonuclease H-like domain-containing protein: protein MTVYFHEEDLPEGVLGPGAVAIDTETMGLNPLRDRLCLVQISDGSGDEHLVRFKPGSSYGAPVLKAILTDPNRLKLFHFARFDIAALQQALGVVTAPVYCTKIASKLVRTYTDRHGLKELVRELLGQDISKQQQSSDWGAPELSDAQRDYAASDVRFLHAMKEVFDVRLAREGRTDLAQACFDFLPTRAALDLAGWPEVDIFAHT from the coding sequence ATGACTGTCTATTTTCATGAAGAAGATCTGCCCGAAGGCGTGCTCGGGCCGGGCGCCGTCGCGATCGATACCGAGACTATGGGGCTCAACCCGCTGCGCGACCGGCTGTGCCTTGTCCAGATCAGCGACGGTTCGGGCGACGAGCATCTCGTGCGCTTCAAGCCCGGCAGCAGCTATGGCGCGCCGGTGCTGAAGGCGATCCTGACCGATCCCAACCGGTTGAAACTCTTTCATTTTGCGCGCTTCGACATCGCGGCGCTGCAGCAGGCGCTCGGCGTCGTGACCGCGCCCGTCTATTGCACCAAGATCGCATCGAAGCTGGTTCGAACCTATACCGATCGCCACGGGCTGAAAGAGCTGGTGCGCGAATTGCTGGGGCAGGATATCTCGAAGCAGCAGCAGTCGAGCGACTGGGGTGCGCCGGAGCTTTCGGATGCGCAGCGCGATTATGCCGCGAGCGATGTGCGCTTCCTGCACGCGATGAAGGAGGTGTTCGACGTCCGGCTCGCGCGCGAGGGACGCACCGATCTGGCGCAGGCCTGTTTCGACTTTCTCCCGACGCGCGCCGCCCTCGATCTCGCGGGTTGGCCCGAAGTCGACATCTTTGCGCACACCTGA
- the lptC gene encoding LPS export ABC transporter periplasmic protein LptC → MSERADHDRTMRRMWAASGSSHDRVVRILRFGLPLVIGVVAAVLVFSPFTQRTEISFLLAKDKVDMASERMKVTRAEYRGQDSKGQPFALLAGSAVQKSSAEPVVRMSQLSGAIRLNDGPATIAAAAGQYNMDTEKVSVPGTVRVRSANGYSLDASNVAIDLKSRSLAGTGGVNGALNIGQFSANQMTADLDARVVRLQGNAKLRINQGALKK, encoded by the coding sequence ATGTCAGAACGCGCCGATCATGATCGCACGATGCGCCGGATGTGGGCGGCCAGCGGGTCGAGCCACGACCGGGTCGTGCGCATCCTGCGCTTCGGCCTGCCGCTGGTGATCGGGGTCGTCGCGGCGGTGCTCGTCTTCTCGCCCTTCACCCAGCGCACCGAGATCAGCTTCCTGCTCGCCAAGGACAAGGTCGACATGGCGAGCGAGCGGATGAAGGTGACGCGCGCCGAATATCGCGGGCAGGATTCGAAGGGCCAGCCTTTCGCGTTGCTCGCGGGAAGTGCGGTGCAGAAAAGTTCGGCCGAACCCGTCGTACGGATGAGCCAGCTTTCGGGCGCGATCAGGCTGAACGACGGTCCGGCCACCATCGCGGCGGCGGCGGGGCAATATAATATGGATACCGAGAAGGTTTCGGTGCCGGGTACGGTCCGGGTGCGGAGCGCGAACGGCTACAGCCTCGATGCGAGCAACGTCGCGATCGACCTCAAGAGCCGCAGCCTCGCCGGGACCGGCGGCGTCAACGGCGCATTGAATATCGGGCAGTTTTCCGCCAACCAGATGACGGCGGACCTTGATGCGCGGGTCGTCCGCCTGCAGGGCAATGCCAAGCTCAGGATCAATCAGGGAGCGCTGAAGAAATGA